A region from the Mustela erminea isolate mMusErm1 chromosome 2, mMusErm1.Pri, whole genome shotgun sequence genome encodes:
- the LOC116584242 gene encoding L-threonine 3-dehydrogenase, mitochondrial, with protein sequence MLVTRMLRQVVGQMLGSPACGCWTAAAPLRFLGTSPRQIPADANFHSASFSGTDQPRVLITGGLGQLGVGLANFLRKRFGKDNVILSDIRKPPDHIFHSGPFIYSDILDYKNLREIVVNNRITWLLHYSALLSAVGEANVSLARAVNITGLHNVLDVAAEHSLRLFVPSTIGAFGPTSPRNPTPDLCVQRPRTIYGVSKVHAELMGEYYHYRYGLDFRCLRYPGIISADSQPGGGTTDYAVQIFHDALKNGKFECNLKPSTRLPMMYIDDCLRATLEVMEAPAESLSMRTYNVNAMSFTPEDLAQEVLKHIPEFQITYNVDSVRQAIADSWPMNFDDSNARKDWGWKHEFDLPELVTTMLNFHGSDTRVAHAN encoded by the exons ATGCTGGTCACTAGGATGCTGCGGCAGGTCGTGGGCCAGATGCTGGGGAGCCCAGCCTGTGGCTGCTGGACAGCTGCCGCGCCGCTCCGGTTTCTGGGCACCTCCCCTCGGCAGATTCCAGCAGATGCCAACTTccactctgcctccttctctggaaCAGACCAGCCACGTGTCCTAATTACag GGGGTCTTGGCCAGCTTGGAGTAGGGCTTGCTAACTTTTTGAG GAAACGATTTGGGAAGGACAATGTGATTTTGTCTGACATAAGGAAACCCCCCGATCACATCTTCCACAGTG GCCCGTTTATTTATTCCGACATTCTGGATTACAAGAATCTTCGGGAGATCGTGGTAAACAATCGCATCACCTGGTTGCTTCATTATAGCGCTCTGCTCAGTGCGGTCGGGGAAGCAAATGTGTCCTTGGCCAGGGCCGTCAATATCACTG GATTGCATAACGTCCTGGATGTCGCCGCAGAGCACAGTTTGCGATTGTTTGTGCCTAGCACGATCGGAGCTTTTGGCCCTACTTCTCCCCGGAATCCAACTCCCGATCTCTGTGTGCAGAGGCCCAGGACCATCTACGGGGTGTCCAAGGTCCACGCCGAGCTCATGGGAGAA taTTACCATTACCGTTACGGGTTAGATTTCCGATGCTTGAGATATCCTGGAATTATTTCAGCAGACTCCCAGCCTGGAGGAGGAACAACAG ATTATGCAGTCCAGATCTTCCACGATGCCCTAAAGAATGGCAAATTTGAGTGCAACCTGAAACCCAGCACGAGGCTCCCAATGATGTATATTGATGACTGCCTCAGGGCCACTCTGGAAGTCATGGAGGCCCCGGCAGAGTCCCTCTCCATGAGGACCTACAATGTCAATGCCATGAGCTTCACCCCTGAGGACCTGGCCCAGGAGGTTCTCAAGCACATACCAGAATTCCAGATCACGTACAACGTGGATTCTGTTAGACAGGCCATAG CGGATAGTTGGCCGATGAACTTTGATGACAGCAATGCTCGGAAGGACTGGGGGTGGAAACACGAATTTGATCTTCCAGAGTTGGTGACAACGATGTTGAACTTCCATGGTTCTGATACTAGAGTTGCCCATGCTAACTGA